A stretch of Dietzia lutea DNA encodes these proteins:
- a CDS encoding enoyl-CoA hydratase-related protein, producing the protein MTFDLADTPLVTLAEGVLTLPVSLEGRGNSLDSDAVDQASVALRALLAGEIDAGAVLLVGLGANFCAGGNVPGFAAAPDRAEHVRELADRLHAVVRQLDELPVPVVAAVAGWAAGAGASLVLAADFSVGGPDTRLLAAYPGIGLSPDGGMSWRLPRAIGQGAARAFIISNEPMDGARAYQLGLLTTFVDGDVREAARELAVRLAAGPRESHAAAKALLRASESTTLAEQLDAERDSIARLAVSPDGVEGVDAFVAKRTPEFGGR; encoded by the coding sequence ATGACCTTCGACCTCGCCGACACCCCGCTCGTCACCCTCGCCGAGGGTGTGCTCACGCTCCCGGTCTCCCTGGAGGGCAGGGGCAACTCGCTGGACTCCGACGCGGTCGACCAGGCGTCGGTCGCGCTGCGCGCCCTGCTCGCGGGTGAGATCGACGCCGGCGCGGTCCTCCTGGTGGGCCTGGGCGCGAACTTCTGCGCGGGCGGCAACGTCCCGGGCTTCGCCGCGGCCCCCGACCGCGCGGAGCACGTGCGCGAGCTCGCCGACCGTCTCCACGCGGTCGTCCGTCAGCTCGACGAGCTCCCCGTGCCGGTCGTGGCCGCCGTCGCGGGGTGGGCGGCCGGCGCCGGGGCCTCGCTGGTCCTGGCCGCGGACTTCTCGGTCGGCGGCCCCGACACCCGGCTGCTGGCGGCCTATCCGGGTATCGGCCTGTCCCCCGACGGCGGGATGTCGTGGCGCCTGCCCCGCGCGATCGGCCAGGGTGCGGCTCGGGCGTTCATCATCAGCAACGAGCCGATGGACGGTGCGAGGGCGTACCAATTGGGCCTGCTCACGACGTTCGTCGACGGCGACGTCCGCGAGGCCGCGCGCGAGCTGGCGGTCCGCCTGGCCGCCGGGCCCCGGGAGTCACACGCGGCCGCCAAAGCCCTGCTCCGCGCCTCGGAGTCCACGACGCTGGCCGAGCAGCTCGACGCCGAGCGGGATTCGATCGCCCGGCTGGCCGTCTCCCCGGACGGCGTCGAGGGCGTGGACGCCTTCGTCGCCAAGCGCACGCCGGAGTTCGGCGGGCGCTGA
- a CDS encoding uracil-DNA glycosylase has protein sequence MAPRRTPAPLADLLDPGWAEALAPVEERIHEMGDFLRAENAAGRGFLPDADRVLRAFTQPFDDVRVLIVGQDPYPTPGHPIGLSFAVEADVRPLPRSLVNIYREYTDDLGLPAPRHGDLGAWTRAGVLLLNRVLTVAPGEPASHRRKGWEEITQRAIEALVERERPMVAILWGRDAQSLAPMLGDTPVIASAHPSPLSASRGFFGSRPFSRANEELRRLGVEPVDWSLPDEPRQA, from the coding sequence GTGGCACCACGACGCACCCCCGCGCCGCTCGCCGACCTCCTCGACCCCGGCTGGGCGGAGGCCCTGGCCCCGGTCGAGGAGCGAATCCACGAGATGGGCGACTTCCTCCGCGCCGAGAACGCCGCCGGCCGGGGTTTCCTGCCGGACGCGGACCGTGTCCTGCGGGCGTTCACGCAGCCGTTCGACGACGTCCGCGTGCTCATCGTGGGCCAGGACCCGTATCCCACGCCCGGGCATCCGATCGGACTGAGCTTCGCGGTCGAGGCGGACGTGCGCCCGCTGCCCCGCAGCCTGGTCAACATCTACCGCGAGTACACCGACGACCTCGGGCTGCCGGCCCCCCGACACGGTGACCTCGGCGCGTGGACCCGGGCGGGCGTGCTGCTGCTCAACCGGGTGCTCACCGTGGCCCCCGGCGAGCCCGCCTCGCACCGCCGCAAGGGCTGGGAGGAGATCACCCAGCGGGCGATCGAGGCGCTCGTCGAGCGCGAACGGCCCATGGTGGCGATCCTGTGGGGACGCGACGCGCAGTCACTGGCGCCGATGCTCGGCGACACTCCGGTCATCGCCTCCGCGCACCCCTCGCCGCTGTCGGCATCGCGGGGCTTCTTCGGCTCCAGGCCGTTCAGTCGGGCGAACGAGGAGCTTCGCCGACTCGGCGTGGAGCCGGTCGACTGGAGCCTCCCCGACGAGCCCCGACAAGCGTAG
- a CDS encoding gamma carbonic anhydrase family protein, producing the protein MAVYALGDLEPDIAPDAWVHPDAVVIGRVTLGPGVSVWPTAVLRGDYGRIEVGAMSNIQDGTIVHCTASDATIIGEHCVVGHNAHIEGATIGDRTLISSGSIVLNGAVIGAGAVVAAGCLVPPRFELPDRRMAMGMPAKIREGHKVDPAMLEGNTQMYHDNAMRYRADLRRLD; encoded by the coding sequence ATGGCCGTCTACGCACTCGGAGACCTCGAACCCGACATCGCCCCCGACGCGTGGGTGCACCCCGACGCGGTGGTCATCGGGCGGGTGACCCTCGGACCCGGCGTCTCGGTGTGGCCCACCGCCGTGCTGCGCGGGGACTACGGGCGCATCGAGGTCGGCGCCATGTCCAACATCCAGGACGGCACGATCGTGCACTGCACGGCGAGCGACGCGACGATCATCGGCGAGCACTGCGTGGTCGGGCACAACGCCCACATCGAGGGCGCGACCATCGGTGACCGCACGCTGATCTCGTCCGGGTCGATCGTGCTCAACGGCGCAGTCATCGGCGCGGGCGCCGTCGTCGCCGCGGGGTGCCTGGTGCCCCCGCGGTTCGAGCTGCCCGACCGCCGCATGGCGATGGGGATGCCCGCGAAGATCCGGGAGGGCCACAAGGTCGACCCCGCGATGCTCGAGGGCAACACGCAGATGTACCACGACAACGCCATGCGCTACCGCGCCGACCTGCGCCGCCTGGACTGA
- the thiL gene encoding thiamine-phosphate kinase yields MSDRAETAAHAVSPDRDLTVARAGEAAVLAVLSGPGDGHADDPVGNGDDAAVLGPAEATVVTTDMLVEGTHFRLDFTGWADLGRRAVAQNVSDVLAMGADCTRVLVALAVPAGTTMGQIEDLAAGIHGEAARSGAVVVGGDLTRADLVVVGVTAIGTLPRGARALRINGAEPGDAVALTGTPGRSAAGLALLLAGHPQGPLQQSHRVPVPPIGLGTAARLAGARSLTDVSDGLLRDLSGLARASGVAADLTADALPVDPLLYEAAGTLGAADPAAQVTDWVLDGGEDHGLLGTFPPGTTPPAGFTVIGTVRAGEPGRVTLDGQPRVPGGWDSARGAN; encoded by the coding sequence GTGTCAGACCGGGCCGAGACCGCCGCCCATGCGGTCAGCCCCGACCGGGACCTGACCGTTGCCCGGGCGGGGGAGGCGGCGGTACTCGCCGTCCTCAGCGGGCCGGGCGACGGGCATGCGGACGATCCCGTGGGCAACGGGGACGACGCGGCGGTGCTGGGGCCGGCGGAGGCGACGGTGGTCACCACCGACATGCTCGTCGAGGGCACCCACTTCCGACTGGACTTCACCGGCTGGGCCGACCTGGGGCGCCGGGCGGTGGCCCAGAACGTCTCCGACGTCCTGGCGATGGGCGCCGACTGCACCCGTGTGCTCGTCGCCCTCGCGGTACCCGCCGGGACGACCATGGGGCAGATCGAGGACCTCGCCGCGGGGATCCACGGGGAGGCCGCCCGATCCGGCGCCGTCGTGGTGGGCGGCGATCTCACCAGGGCCGACCTCGTCGTCGTCGGCGTCACCGCGATCGGCACCCTCCCGCGCGGCGCCCGGGCACTACGCATCAACGGCGCGGAGCCGGGGGATGCCGTCGCACTCACCGGGACCCCCGGGCGCTCGGCGGCCGGCCTCGCGCTCCTCCTCGCCGGACATCCCCAGGGGCCTCTACAGCAGTCGCACCGCGTTCCCGTGCCCCCGATCGGACTCGGGACCGCGGCGCGCCTCGCGGGGGCACGGTCCCTCACCGATGTCAGCGACGGCCTGCTGCGAGACCTGTCGGGCCTGGCGCGCGCCTCGGGCGTCGCGGCCGACCTCACCGCGGACGCGCTCCCCGTCGACCCCCTCCTGTACGAAGCCGCCGGTACGCTCGGCGCGGCCGACCCCGCCGCGCAGGTCACGGACTGGGTGCTCGACGGCGGCGAGGACCACGGCCTGCTCGGCACCTTCCCACCCGGGACCACCCCGCCGGCCGGGTTCACGGTGATCGGCACCGTCCGGGCCGGTGAGCCGGGGCGCGTCACACTCGACGGCCAGCCGCGGGTCCCCGGGGGCTGGGACTCGGCGCGGGGCGCGAACTAG
- a CDS encoding DUF3515 domain-containing protein, giving the protein MASRDSDPADRYDAGPRDAGAASAAPVSKIVVALAAVIPLAMLAVVLVMVRGIGDEAAEEAASEPVAAVAIPAPAAGSEECAALVGQLPEMLGDAARVALVEPAPEGTAAYRMPDAEPIIVRCGLPAPPTFTVGVGLQEVNGVQWFNEPDPDPAVTDSTWVAVDRPQYVAVTLPEGSGTGPIQDLSDALTAALEEVEPNPAPAG; this is encoded by the coding sequence GTGGCTTCGAGGGATTCGGACCCGGCCGACCGGTACGACGCCGGACCGAGGGACGCGGGTGCCGCGTCCGCGGCGCCGGTCTCGAAGATCGTGGTGGCGCTCGCCGCCGTCATCCCCCTCGCGATGCTGGCGGTGGTGCTGGTGATGGTGCGCGGAATCGGCGACGAGGCGGCAGAGGAGGCCGCGAGCGAGCCTGTGGCCGCCGTCGCCATCCCGGCGCCGGCTGCGGGGTCCGAGGAGTGCGCCGCCCTCGTCGGCCAGCTGCCCGAGATGCTCGGCGACGCCGCCCGGGTGGCGCTGGTCGAGCCGGCGCCCGAGGGGACGGCCGCCTACCGGATGCCGGACGCCGAGCCCATCATCGTGCGCTGCGGGCTGCCCGCGCCGCCGACGTTCACGGTCGGCGTGGGACTGCAGGAGGTCAACGGCGTGCAGTGGTTCAACGAGCCCGATCCGGACCCGGCCGTCACCGACTCCACGTGGGTCGCGGTCGACCGCCCGCAGTACGTGGCGGTGACCCTCCCCGAGGGCAGCGGCACCGGCCCGATCCAGGACCTGTCCGACGCGCTCACCGCGGCGCTCGAGGAGGTCGAGCCGAACCCGGCCCCGGCGGGCTGA
- a CDS encoding D-alanine--D-alanine ligase family protein — MNRITVAVLYGGRSSEHSVSCVSAGAVMGHLDRSRYEVIPVGITEAGAWTLGSDDTADLRIADRVMPVVDAGRPRVALGLSTDDRGVLRYADGDRAGQEIARVDVVFPAMHGTHAEDGTIQGLLELSGIPYVGPGVFASAAGMDKEFTKVVLGAAGLPIGRQVVLRPGTATLSPADRDRLGLPLFVKPARGGSSIGITKVSRAADLDAAIVEARRFDDKVIVEAAIVGREIECGVLEYPDGRVEASLPAELHIPGEPTGVGGETEGDAFYDFDTKYLDDVTTFDLPADLPAEQTAQLRALAVEAFHALDGRGLSRVDFFVTADGPVINEVNTMPGFTPISMYPQMWAATGVDYESLLDTLIHTAIARG; from the coding sequence GTGAATCGCATCACCGTCGCAGTCCTCTACGGCGGCCGCAGCTCCGAGCACTCCGTGAGCTGCGTGTCCGCCGGTGCCGTCATGGGTCACCTCGACCGCTCCCGCTACGAGGTGATCCCCGTCGGCATCACCGAAGCGGGGGCCTGGACCCTCGGATCCGACGACACGGCGGACCTGCGCATCGCCGACCGGGTCATGCCCGTGGTCGACGCCGGCCGACCGCGGGTCGCCCTCGGACTGTCCACCGACGACCGCGGCGTGCTGCGGTACGCCGACGGCGACCGGGCCGGGCAGGAGATCGCCCGGGTGGACGTGGTCTTCCCTGCCATGCACGGCACCCACGCCGAGGACGGGACCATCCAGGGCCTGCTGGAGCTGTCCGGCATCCCGTACGTCGGGCCGGGTGTGTTCGCCAGCGCGGCGGGGATGGACAAGGAGTTCACCAAGGTCGTGCTGGGCGCGGCAGGGCTGCCCATCGGGCGCCAGGTCGTCCTGCGGCCCGGCACCGCGACGCTCTCGCCCGCCGACCGCGACCGGCTGGGACTTCCGTTGTTCGTCAAGCCCGCCCGCGGCGGTTCGTCCATCGGCATCACCAAGGTCTCGCGGGCGGCCGACCTCGACGCCGCGATCGTTGAAGCCCGCCGCTTCGACGACAAGGTGATCGTCGAGGCCGCGATCGTCGGCCGCGAGATCGAGTGCGGGGTGCTGGAGTACCCGGACGGCCGGGTCGAGGCGAGCCTGCCGGCCGAACTGCACATCCCCGGCGAACCGACCGGGGTGGGGGGCGAGACGGAGGGCGACGCCTTCTACGACTTCGACACCAAGTACCTCGACGACGTGACGACCTTCGATCTGCCCGCCGACCTCCCGGCCGAGCAGACCGCGCAGCTGCGGGCCCTGGCGGTCGAGGCGTTCCACGCCCTCGACGGACGCGGTCTCAGCCGCGTGGACTTCTTCGTCACCGCCGACGGGCCGGTGATCAACGAGGTCAACACGATGCCGGGGTTCACCCCGATCTCGATGTACCCGCAGATGTGGGCGGCGACCGGGGTGGACTACGAGAGTCTGCTCGACACGCTGATCCACACCGCGATCGCCCGCGGCTGA
- a CDS encoding NAD(P)H-dependent glycerol-3-phosphate dehydrogenase, with the protein MARIAVMGAGSWGTAVGKVLADAGSEVVMWARREEVAADINGAHCNPTYLPDIVLPASVSASTDPAEVLEGAEEVVLAVPSQSLRGNLETWVRSFEPDAGVLSLAKGIETGTLMRISEVVAEVVGLPESRIAVLSGPNLAREIAEGQPAATVIACSDEERAARLQDAFSTPYFRPYTNTDVVGCEIGGATKNVIALVCGIATGMGLGDNTMATLVTRGLAETTRLGVALGANQMTFAGLAGLGDLVATCTSPLSRNRTFGERLGRGETLEQAQRATNGQVAEGVKSCTSIRELARRTGVEMPLTEAVHEICHEGGDAVEVAVRLMRRSTKPE; encoded by the coding sequence ATGGCGCGGATCGCGGTGATGGGAGCGGGATCCTGGGGGACCGCGGTCGGCAAGGTGCTCGCCGATGCCGGGTCCGAGGTCGTGATGTGGGCCCGCCGCGAGGAGGTGGCGGCCGATATCAACGGAGCGCACTGCAACCCCACGTACCTGCCCGACATCGTGCTGCCCGCGAGCGTGTCCGCGTCCACCGATCCCGCGGAGGTCCTCGAGGGCGCCGAGGAGGTCGTGCTCGCCGTGCCCTCGCAGAGCCTGCGCGGCAACCTCGAGACCTGGGTCCGGTCCTTCGAGCCCGACGCCGGCGTCCTCTCGTTGGCCAAGGGCATCGAGACCGGCACCCTCATGCGCATCAGCGAGGTCGTGGCGGAGGTCGTCGGTCTGCCGGAGTCCCGCATCGCCGTGCTGTCCGGCCCGAACCTCGCCCGCGAGATCGCCGAGGGACAGCCCGCCGCCACCGTGATCGCGTGTTCGGACGAGGAGCGGGCCGCCCGCCTCCAGGACGCGTTCTCCACCCCGTACTTCCGGCCGTACACCAACACCGACGTCGTGGGGTGCGAGATCGGCGGCGCCACCAAGAACGTCATCGCGCTGGTGTGCGGGATCGCCACCGGGATGGGCCTGGGGGACAACACCATGGCCACCCTCGTCACGCGGGGGCTGGCCGAGACCACCCGGCTCGGGGTGGCGCTGGGCGCGAACCAGATGACGTTCGCCGGGCTGGCCGGGCTGGGCGACCTCGTGGCCACCTGCACCTCGCCGCTGTCGCGCAACCGGACCTTCGGGGAGCGGCTGGGCCGCGGCGAGACCCTCGAACAGGCGCAGCGGGCGACCAACGGCCAGGTCGCCGAAGGCGTCAAGTCGTGCACCTCGATCCGCGAGCTGGCCCGGCGGACCGGGGTCGAGATGCCGCTCACCGAGGCCGTCCACGAGATCTGCCACGAGGGCGGCGACGCCGTGGAGGTGGCGGTGCGCCTCATGAGACGCAGCACCAAGCCCGAGTAG
- the cofC gene encoding 2-phospho-L-lactate guanylyltransferase has translation MSTAEGGTTGTDGWTIVVPVKALDRAKSRLDPALPSAGRKALVLAMAADVLRACLATPGVGRVRVVSAVDPLVRDLAARVGAEFVPEPQQAPRPRVDPLNAALTAALADVHGPVGVVTADLPELRPHHLARILASAARHPHSTVADHRGAGTTMAFWTGAPESRVCRFGPDSATRFRAGGAVTVGVAADLAAAARDVDIPADLATLSARDVGAATAETLRDPSTRHATHVHGVSATMVR, from the coding sequence ATGAGCACAGCTGAGGGCGGCACGACCGGCACTGACGGCTGGACGATCGTCGTCCCCGTCAAGGCGCTGGACCGCGCGAAGAGTCGCCTGGATCCGGCTCTGCCGTCGGCCGGGCGGAAGGCCCTCGTCCTGGCGATGGCCGCCGACGTACTGCGGGCGTGCCTCGCCACCCCCGGTGTCGGTCGGGTCCGTGTCGTCTCCGCCGTCGATCCGCTCGTCCGGGACCTGGCGGCCCGGGTCGGCGCGGAGTTCGTCCCGGAGCCACAGCAGGCCCCCCGCCCCCGCGTCGACCCCCTCAACGCCGCGCTGACGGCCGCGCTCGCCGACGTCCACGGACCGGTCGGGGTCGTCACCGCCGATCTGCCCGAGCTCCGCCCGCATCACCTCGCGCGCATCCTCGCCTCCGCCGCGCGGCATCCCCATTCGACGGTCGCGGACCATCGCGGGGCCGGGACGACGATGGCGTTCTGGACGGGCGCGCCGGAGTCCCGCGTGTGCCGTTTCGGCCCCGACTCCGCGACCCGGTTCCGCGCGGGCGGGGCAGTGACCGTCGGCGTGGCGGCCGATCTCGCCGCGGCCGCCCGGGACGTCGACATCCCGGCCGATCTCGCCACCCTCTCGGCCCGCGACGTGGGAGCCGCCACGGCCGAGACGCTGCGGGACCCCTCGACGCGGCACGCCACACACGTCCACGGGGTATCGGCCACAATGGTGCGGTGA
- a CDS encoding RNA degradosome polyphosphate kinase, protein MGHNGAVTVEQHALQGLPRPRDRYLNRELSWLDFNARVLALAGEKDLPLLERAKFLAIFASNLDEFYMVRVAGLKRRDKTGLSVRSADGQTPAEQLGRISLRTRELCDEQTRLFRDEIRPELEANGIRILPWSELTADERFSLAELFRNSIFPVLTPLAVDPAHPFPYISGLSLNLAVIIRDLDSGQEHFARVKIPHNVPRFVRVDRGGPDEYSFVPAEDIIAAHLGELFQGMEVVEHHVFRVTRNADMEVEEDRDEDLLQALERELARRRFGSAVRLEIAEDTTPRMLRILQRELDVDSADVIRFSGLLDLTGLWQIHGLDLPDLKDPAMVPATPPAFGERETARNIFASLQECDVLVEHPYDSFATTVQRFIEQAAADEDVLAIKQTLYRTSGDSPIVNALVDAAAAGKQVVALVEIKARFDEQNNIRWARELEQAGVHVVYGLLGLKTHCKTCLVVRKEGDRLQRYAHIGTGNYNPKTARLYEDVGLFTADEEVVSDLTDLFNHLTGFSNVSKYRRLLVAPEGIRSGIIERIDREIALAEEGHEAGIRLKANALVDEQVIDALYRASQAGVPVEIVVRGICSLRAGVPGLSENIHVRSILGRFLEHSRILHFRGADEVFIGSADMMHRNLDRRVEVMVTVSDHRLKEQIRRIFDSALDPATRSFHLQPDATWRRMPAPEDWDDSVDHQERMASQHAGFRNR, encoded by the coding sequence ATCGGCCACAATGGTGCGGTGACCGTAGAACAGCACGCCCTCCAGGGACTGCCCCGGCCCCGAGACCGTTACCTCAACCGCGAACTGAGCTGGCTCGACTTCAACGCGCGGGTCCTCGCGCTGGCCGGCGAGAAGGATCTCCCGCTGCTGGAGAGGGCCAAGTTCCTCGCGATCTTCGCCTCCAACCTGGACGAGTTCTACATGGTGCGCGTCGCCGGCCTCAAACGACGTGACAAGACGGGGTTGTCGGTCCGTTCCGCCGACGGTCAGACGCCAGCCGAGCAACTCGGGCGGATCAGTCTGCGCACGCGCGAGCTGTGTGACGAGCAGACCCGGTTGTTCCGCGACGAGATCCGACCGGAGCTGGAGGCGAACGGCATCCGGATCCTCCCGTGGTCCGAACTCACCGCGGACGAGCGGTTCTCACTGGCGGAACTGTTCCGCAACTCGATCTTCCCGGTGCTCACCCCGCTGGCGGTGGACCCGGCGCACCCGTTCCCGTACATCTCGGGCCTGAGCCTCAACCTCGCGGTCATCATCCGTGACCTCGACTCGGGCCAGGAGCACTTCGCCCGGGTGAAGATCCCCCACAACGTCCCCCGCTTCGTCCGGGTGGACCGCGGGGGACCGGACGAGTACTCGTTCGTCCCCGCCGAGGACATCATCGCCGCGCACCTGGGCGAGTTGTTCCAGGGAATGGAGGTCGTCGAACACCACGTCTTCCGGGTGACCCGCAATGCGGACATGGAGGTCGAGGAGGACCGAGACGAGGACCTGCTGCAGGCTCTCGAGCGTGAACTGGCGCGTCGCCGCTTCGGGTCGGCGGTGCGGTTGGAGATCGCGGAGGACACCACCCCGCGGATGCTGCGGATCCTGCAGCGGGAACTCGACGTCGACTCCGCCGACGTCATCCGGTTCTCCGGTCTGCTCGACCTCACCGGCCTGTGGCAGATCCACGGACTGGACCTTCCCGACCTCAAGGACCCGGCCATGGTCCCGGCCACTCCCCCGGCCTTCGGGGAACGGGAGACAGCCCGCAACATCTTCGCCTCCCTGCAGGAGTGCGACGTCCTCGTCGAGCACCCCTACGACTCGTTCGCCACGACCGTGCAGCGGTTCATCGAGCAGGCCGCCGCGGACGAGGACGTCCTGGCGATCAAGCAGACCCTCTACCGGACCTCCGGTGACTCCCCCATCGTCAACGCGCTCGTCGACGCCGCGGCGGCCGGCAAGCAGGTGGTCGCGCTGGTGGAGATCAAGGCCCGGTTCGACGAGCAGAACAACATCCGGTGGGCCCGCGAGCTCGAGCAGGCCGGCGTGCACGTCGTCTACGGTCTGCTCGGCCTCAAGACGCACTGCAAGACCTGCCTGGTGGTGCGCAAGGAGGGCGACCGGCTACAGCGGTACGCGCACATCGGCACCGGCAACTACAACCCCAAGACGGCCCGGCTGTACGAGGACGTGGGACTGTTCACGGCCGACGAGGAGGTCGTGTCGGACCTGACGGACCTGTTCAACCACCTCACCGGGTTCTCCAACGTGAGCAAGTACCGCCGTCTCCTGGTGGCGCCGGAGGGCATCCGCTCCGGCATCATCGAGCGAATCGACCGCGAGATCGCCCTGGCCGAGGAGGGGCACGAGGCGGGCATCCGGCTCAAGGCCAACGCGTTGGTGGACGAGCAGGTGATCGACGCGCTGTACCGCGCCTCCCAGGCCGGCGTGCCGGTCGAGATCGTGGTGCGCGGCATCTGTTCGCTCCGCGCCGGGGTCCCGGGCCTGAGCGAGAACATCCACGTCCGGTCGATCCTCGGCCGCTTCCTCGAGCACTCGCGGATCCTGCACTTCCGTGGTGCGGACGAGGTGTTCATCGGCAGTGCGGACATGATGCACCGCAACCTCGACCGCCGGGTCGAGGTGATGGTCACCGTCTCCGACCACCGCCTCAAGGAGCAGATCCGCCGCATCTTCGACTCGGCGCTCGACCCGGCGACCCGCAGCTTCCACCTCCAACCGGACGCGACCTGGCGACGCATGCCGGCGCCGGAGGACTGGGACGACTCGGTCGATCACCAGGAGCGCATGGCCTCCCAGCACGCGGGGTTCCGGAACCGATGA
- a CDS encoding NUDIX hydrolase, giving the protein MSPKPGKSRVRVVPAAGAVLYRKDGDSPLCAVVHRPRYDDWSLPKGKVDAGEALPVTAVREIEEETGFAAELRSRIGTTAYPLKENTRKEVTYWSALATGGDFEPNSEVDEIRWVPVDEAKRLVSYPLDRKILSRFDDAPRARSVLLLVRHAKAGRRSEWSGDDDLRPLEKNGRVQAEMLAPMLRAFGVTRLHSAPRVRCEQTLAPLADELGVPVSTEPALSDEAYLDDPVAAVSRLTRIAAGEGVAAVSSQGSAIPGMVRDLAGPAGLDVGDASTKKAGVWVLGFDGGTVVHADYYPSPLPLF; this is encoded by the coding sequence ATGAGCCCGAAGCCGGGGAAGTCCAGGGTCCGCGTGGTCCCGGCCGCCGGGGCCGTCCTGTACCGGAAGGACGGCGACTCGCCGCTGTGTGCGGTCGTCCACCGGCCGCGCTACGACGACTGGTCCCTGCCCAAGGGCAAGGTCGACGCCGGCGAAGCACTGCCGGTCACCGCCGTGCGCGAGATCGAGGAGGAGACGGGCTTCGCCGCCGAGTTGCGGTCCCGGATCGGGACCACCGCCTACCCCCTCAAGGAGAACACCCGCAAAGAGGTCACCTACTGGTCGGCGCTGGCCACCGGCGGTGACTTCGAACCCAACTCCGAGGTCGACGAGATCCGCTGGGTGCCCGTGGACGAGGCCAAGCGGCTCGTCTCCTACCCGCTCGACCGGAAGATCCTCAGCCGCTTCGACGACGCGCCGCGCGCCCGGTCGGTCCTGCTGCTCGTGCGGCACGCCAAGGCGGGGCGCCGGAGCGAGTGGAGCGGTGACGATGACCTGAGGCCGCTGGAGAAGAACGGCCGGGTGCAGGCCGAGATGTTGGCGCCGATGCTGCGGGCGTTCGGTGTCACCCGTCTCCACAGCGCGCCGCGGGTCCGGTGCGAGCAGACGCTCGCGCCACTGGCCGATGAACTCGGGGTCCCGGTCTCGACCGAGCCGGCGCTGAGCGACGAGGCCTACCTCGACGATCCCGTCGCGGCCGTGTCACGGCTGACCCGGATCGCCGCCGGTGAGGGTGTCGCCGCGGTGTCCTCGCAGGGCAGCGCCATCCCCGGGATGGTCCGTGATCTGGCCGGGCCGGCCGGCCTCGACGTGGGCGACGCGTCCACGAAGAAGGCCGGCGTCTGGGTGCTGGGGTTCGACGGCGGGACGGTGGTCCACGCCGACTACTACCCGAGCCCCCTACCGCTGTTCTGA
- a CDS encoding HU family DNA-binding protein: MNKADLIAELADRMGGDHQLATEALENTLDIIVRTVASGESITIMGFGIFEKKARAARVARNPHTGESIPVPPTYSPVFRPGQYFKSVIQGTETLPEGRLAAKRSSSHQSFGGLHTNGVGLRDKVS; the protein is encoded by the coding sequence GTGAACAAAGCCGACCTGATCGCCGAGCTGGCGGACCGGATGGGCGGAGACCACCAGCTCGCCACCGAGGCGCTGGAGAACACCCTCGACATCATCGTGCGGACGGTGGCGTCCGGGGAATCCATCACCATCATGGGCTTCGGCATCTTCGAGAAGAAGGCACGTGCGGCCCGCGTCGCGCGCAACCCCCACACCGGCGAGTCCATCCCGGTCCCGCCGACCTACTCGCCGGTGTTCCGGCCGGGTCAGTACTTCAAGTCCGTCATCCAGGGCACCGAGACGCTGCCCGAGGGGCGGCTCGCCGCCAAGCGGTCGAGTTCGCACCAGTCGTTCGGTGGCCTGCACACCAACGGCGTCGGCCTCCGCGACAAGGTCAGCTGA
- the leuD gene encoding 3-isopropylmalate dehydratase small subunit has translation MEPITTHTGIGAPLRRSNVDTDQIIPAEYLKRVTRTGFEDGLFSSWRANEPDFVLNRAPYDRASVLVAGPDFGTGSSREHAVWALMDFGFRVVVSSRFADIFRGNSGKSGLVAAQVEQENVELLWKVMDERPGIELTVDLVARTITAGEITVPFDIDDYTRWRLMEGLDDIGLTLRRADDIEAFESRRPAFKPVTTPR, from the coding sequence ATGGAGCCGATCACCACCCACACCGGCATCGGCGCCCCGCTGCGCCGCTCCAACGTGGACACCGACCAGATCATCCCCGCCGAGTACCTCAAGCGCGTCACGCGCACGGGTTTCGAGGACGGGCTGTTCTCCTCCTGGCGCGCCAACGAGCCGGACTTCGTCCTCAACCGTGCGCCGTACGACCGCGCCTCCGTCCTGGTCGCCGGACCGGACTTCGGAACCGGCTCGTCGCGCGAGCACGCCGTGTGGGCGCTCATGGACTTCGGCTTCCGCGTGGTCGTCTCGTCCCGCTTCGCCGACATCTTCCGCGGCAACTCGGGTAAGTCCGGTCTCGTGGCCGCTCAGGTCGAACAGGAGAACGTCGAGCTCCTGTGGAAGGTGATGGACGAGCGACCGGGTATCGAGCTCACCGTGGATCTGGTCGCCCGCACGATCACCGCGGGTGAAATCACCGTGCCGTTCGACATCGACGACTACACGCGCTGGCGGCTCATGGAGGGGCTCGACGACATCGGCCTCACGCTGCGGCGTGCCGACGATATCGAGGCGTTCGAAAGCCGGCGGCCGGCGTTCAAACCGGTCACCACACCCCGCTGA